Proteins found in one uncultured Desulfuromonas sp. genomic segment:
- a CDS encoding phosphatidylglycerophosphatase A: MKRIILFFSSNAGLGYAPVASGTFGTLMGIPLYWLLARLEQQEFVLAWVFILLLSFWSAHRAGEIYGVVDDGRIVIDELIGYLTAIAFVPFSWTTAIVAFLLFRLFDIVKLWPANWFDRKVKNGVGVVLDDVVAGLYAWLSLYALMSFFPDFFLLF, encoded by the coding sequence ATGAAACGTATAATCCTCTTTTTCTCCTCCAACGCTGGCCTGGGGTATGCCCCGGTGGCATCGGGCACTTTCGGCACGCTGATGGGCATCCCCCTGTACTGGTTGCTGGCGCGCCTGGAACAACAGGAGTTTGTTCTGGCCTGGGTGTTTATTTTACTGCTTTCGTTCTGGAGTGCCCATCGCGCCGGCGAAATTTACGGCGTCGTTGATGATGGACGCATTGTCATCGACGAGTTGATCGGTTATTTGACTGCCATTGCCTTTGTGCCGTTCAGCTGGACGACTGCGATTGTCGCTTTTTTGCTGTTTCGGTTGTTTGACATCGTCAAGCTATGGCCGGCCAACTGGTTTGATCGCAAGGTTAAAAATGGTGTGGGAGTGGTGCTTGACGATGTGGTGGCAGGTCTTTATGCCTGGCTGAGCCTCTATGCTCTGATGAGCTTTTTCCCCGATTTCTTTTTACTGTTTTGA
- a CDS encoding type IV toxin-antitoxin system AbiEi family antitoxin, which yields MSQPTSREKKLIQAVIDILHKRPGMDAEFITDDAPPPFSGSLRLFGDWGSITRPVRLAWRITPQQGQLLTFQLETLKQHQPLLLADYIPESLSSQLQHHHIDFLDTIGNGSICAPPLFYEVSGRRKKSPKLPPNRSQQSTGAKILFQLLRDPQLCQKSYRIIAERASVALGAVGPVINELKAKNLLINTVDKKTVISNLTALRQLWETAYTSRLRPKLEVDRCNLSAPWKLDSLPLLIREQHLEDHVLIGGELAASFYCENVNPRGCTLHLPARTALKQMLQLRLTPCEDGPITVVRQFADNLAFEHRSPESLQLADPRLVRCELLLNEQHDMAHIAEAIESLYLLDAEHSDEPASS from the coding sequence ATGAGCCAACCGACTTCGCGTGAAAAAAAACTGATTCAGGCGGTCATTGACATTCTCCACAAACGCCCCGGAATGGATGCCGAGTTTATTACGGACGATGCTCCGCCACCGTTCAGCGGTTCACTGCGTCTATTCGGCGACTGGGGCAGCATCACGCGCCCGGTACGTCTGGCCTGGCGCATCACGCCGCAGCAGGGGCAACTGCTGACCTTTCAGCTCGAAACGCTGAAACAACATCAACCGCTCCTGCTGGCTGACTATATTCCGGAAAGCCTGTCGAGTCAGTTACAGCACCACCATATTGATTTTCTTGATACCATCGGCAACGGCTCGATCTGCGCACCACCGCTGTTTTATGAGGTGAGCGGCCGACGCAAAAAAAGCCCCAAGCTTCCGCCCAACCGCAGTCAGCAGAGCACCGGCGCCAAAATTCTTTTTCAACTGCTGCGCGACCCACAATTGTGTCAGAAGTCTTATCGGATCATCGCTGAACGGGCGAGTGTCGCCCTGGGCGCTGTCGGCCCGGTGATCAATGAACTTAAAGCGAAAAACCTGCTCATTAATACGGTGGACAAAAAAACCGTGATCAGCAACTTGACCGCGTTACGCCAATTGTGGGAAACCGCCTACACCAGCCGTCTGCGTCCGAAACTGGAGGTGGATCGCTGCAACCTGAGTGCCCCGTGGAAACTGGACAGCCTGCCGTTGCTGATTCGCGAGCAACACCTGGAAGATCATGTGCTGATCGGTGGCGAACTGGCGGCTTCTTTCTATTGTGAAAACGTCAATCCACGCGGCTGCACCCTGCATCTCCCTGCACGCACGGCCCTCAAGCAGATGTTGCAATTACGTTTGACGCCGTGTGAAGATGGCCCAATTACCGTGGTGCGTCAGTTTGCTGACAATCTGGCTTTTGAACATCGGTCGCCGGAGAGCTTGCAACTGGCAGACCCGCGCCTGGTACGCTGTGAACTTCTACTCAATGAACAGCATGACATGGCGCACATTGCTGAAGCCATCGAAAGTCTGTATCTTCTTGACGCGGAGCATTCTGACGAACCAGCCTCTTCTTAA
- a CDS encoding DEAD/DEAH box helicase, with amino-acid sequence MSASVGYNLLHKNVQRWIWKQNWTELRDIQERAVVPILNADCDVIISAATAAGKTEAAFLPACSRIAETKADGVGILYISPLKALINDQLRRLNSLAEILELTVTPWHGDVLRSVKDKQRKNPDGIILITPESLESLFLNQAAWCNRAFSSLSHIIIDEFHAFIGTERGCQLQSLLHRLEFMLGRTVPRIALSATLGDMNQVAKFLRVSPQFPCEIIESNTSHSNLKIQLRGYLDSEGNNAESVTALDEIIEDLYKILRGKSHLIFANSRGRTEEIATSLADLCEKDGVPNEFFPHHGSLSKEFREGLEARLQKENLPTSAVCTMTLELGIDIGSVDSIAQVTAPHSVASLRQRLGRSGRRGDAAVLRLFIAENELTDKSHLLDRLRMETVQCIAMVNLLLNKWCEPPPANQYHLSTLVQQTLSVVGQYGGVRANQLWSLLCETGPFRLVDQNCYIRLLRSLGEHDLITQMRDGQLVLGEKGEQFVENFHFYTAFNTPEEYRLECESRVLGTVPIDKPLTVGQLIIFAGKRWEVLNINAEKKVILLKKASGGRPPQFGGNGLEVHEIVRQEMRRVYSNKSIPVYLDKKAKEALAEGIECFHALELERTCLVQMGSTLHVLPWCGDQITITLTILLRHAGLAADCFGGVIDIRNCTLDTFYTSVDSILSCVQQPTSEEMGSYVPDTIVEKHDALLAKELREQAYGRKYFDVEGALEFLSEIAQ; translated from the coding sequence ATGAGCGCATCTGTTGGGTATAATTTACTCCATAAAAATGTCCAGCGTTGGATCTGGAAGCAGAACTGGACTGAGCTCAGAGACATTCAAGAACGGGCAGTCGTGCCTATTTTGAATGCGGATTGTGATGTCATCATCAGTGCGGCGACGGCCGCGGGGAAAACAGAGGCGGCTTTTCTTCCGGCATGTTCCCGTATCGCTGAAACCAAGGCTGACGGCGTTGGCATTCTCTATATCAGCCCACTCAAGGCGCTAATAAACGATCAACTTCGCCGTCTAAACAGCCTCGCTGAAATCCTCGAACTTACGGTTACACCCTGGCATGGGGATGTGCTTCGTTCGGTTAAAGATAAACAAAGGAAAAATCCCGACGGCATTATTCTGATTACACCAGAATCACTTGAATCGCTTTTCCTGAATCAGGCGGCTTGGTGCAACCGCGCATTTTCATCTCTAAGCCACATCATTATTGATGAGTTTCACGCCTTTATCGGTACGGAGCGTGGATGTCAACTTCAGTCTCTGTTACATCGGCTTGAGTTCATGTTGGGGCGAACCGTTCCCAGAATCGCCCTTAGCGCCACGCTCGGCGACATGAACCAAGTCGCTAAATTCTTGCGGGTCTCCCCCCAATTCCCCTGCGAAATCATTGAATCAAATACATCTCATTCGAATTTAAAAATTCAGTTAAGAGGTTACCTGGACAGCGAAGGTAATAATGCTGAATCAGTGACGGCATTGGATGAAATCATCGAGGATCTCTACAAAATCCTACGCGGGAAGTCTCACTTAATTTTCGCCAATAGCCGTGGCCGCACGGAAGAGATCGCGACGTCTTTGGCTGACCTTTGCGAAAAGGATGGCGTGCCCAACGAATTTTTCCCACACCATGGGAGTCTTTCCAAAGAATTCCGGGAAGGTCTCGAAGCAAGACTACAGAAAGAAAATTTACCAACCTCTGCGGTTTGCACCATGACATTGGAGTTGGGGATTGATATCGGCAGTGTTGATTCAATCGCCCAAGTCACGGCACCTCATTCAGTGGCAAGTTTACGTCAACGCCTTGGCCGGTCGGGCCGCCGTGGAGATGCTGCCGTTTTGCGGCTTTTTATTGCCGAGAATGAACTTACGGATAAAAGTCACCTATTAGATCGGCTTCGTATGGAAACCGTCCAATGCATTGCGATGGTCAATCTGTTGCTCAATAAATGGTGCGAACCGCCTCCAGCCAATCAATATCATCTGTCCACCCTTGTTCAGCAAACGTTATCGGTTGTTGGTCAATATGGCGGCGTACGTGCGAACCAGTTGTGGTCTTTATTGTGCGAAACGGGACCATTCCGTTTGGTCGACCAAAATTGTTACATCCGATTATTACGCTCACTGGGCGAGCATGACCTAATAACCCAAATGCGGGACGGACAACTCGTTTTAGGAGAAAAGGGAGAACAGTTCGTCGAAAATTTTCATTTTTATACGGCCTTCAACACGCCGGAGGAATACCGTCTGGAATGTGAATCGCGGGTGCTGGGCACCGTCCCTATTGATAAGCCGCTAACAGTTGGGCAACTGATCATATTTGCGGGCAAGCGGTGGGAAGTGCTGAACATCAACGCCGAAAAGAAGGTAATTCTTTTAAAAAAAGCATCCGGTGGACGCCCCCCTCAATTTGGCGGGAACGGGCTAGAGGTCCACGAGATTGTAAGGCAAGAAATGCGTCGGGTGTACAGCAATAAATCAATCCCTGTTTATTTGGACAAAAAGGCCAAGGAAGCACTGGCTGAGGGAATCGAGTGTTTCCATGCCCTTGAATTGGAGAGGACATGTCTTGTGCAAATGGGCAGTACGCTACACGTCTTACCCTGGTGTGGTGATCAAATTACGATCACGCTCACCATCCTGCTACGCCACGCTGGGCTGGCTGCGGATTGCTTTGGTGGGGTGATTGACATAAGAAATTGCACTCTGGATACCTTTTACACATCAGTCGATTCAATCCTGAGCTGTGTACAACAGCCAACATCAGAGGAGATGGGAAGTTACGTTCCAGATACGATTGTTGAGAAGCACGATGCACTTCTAGCAAAGGAGCTCCGCGAACAGGCCTATGGAAGAAAATATTTCGATGTTGAGGGTGCTTTGGAATTTCTGTCAGAAATAGCACAGTAA
- a CDS encoding DUF1499 domain-containing protein, giving the protein MKHKSTLALLTLTGMVWGCAGTPPDDLGIHNGQLRSCPSSPNCVNSQSPDADETHAIAPLGYTGSQPQACNTLLSILKEWPRTTLIEQRDDYIRCEFASAVMGFVDDVEFYFSAPGRIDVRSASRLGHSDLGVNRKRIEAIRAKFAAALP; this is encoded by the coding sequence ATGAAACATAAATCCACTTTAGCCCTTCTCACCCTCACCGGCATGGTGTGGGGCTGCGCCGGAACCCCGCCGGACGATCTGGGCATTCACAATGGTCAACTTCGCTCCTGCCCTTCCTCGCCCAACTGTGTCAACAGCCAGAGTCCGGATGCGGACGAAACGCATGCCATTGCCCCGCTGGGATACACAGGTTCACAACCCCAGGCATGTAATACGCTACTTTCCATTCTGAAAGAATGGCCGCGCACGACCCTGATCGAACAACGTGACGATTACATCCGTTGCGAGTTTGCCAGTGCGGTGATGGGCTTTGTCGATGATGTGGAGTTTTATTTTTCCGCACCGGGACGGATTGATGTGCGCTCGGCGTCGCGGTTGGGGCACAGCGATCTGGGGGTGAATCGCAAGCGCATTGAGGCTATTCGGGCGAAATTCGCCGCCGCATTGCCATAA